GCGCATCGGCGTCTCGGCGCTCGATTACGGCACCGGGATGTGGACGGCCATCGGCGCGCTGGCCGGGTTGTTCCAGCGCGCCCACACCGGGCGGGGGTGCGTCGTGGACTCCTCGCTGCTGGAGACGGGTCTGGCCTGGCTCAAGGGGCCGATCGCCCTCTTCACCACCACCGGCGCCGTGCCCGACCGTCATCGCACGGGCAGCGGCCGGCTCGTCCCGTTCCAGGCCTTCGAGACGAAGACGGGCCCGATCCTGGTGGCGGCCGGCAACGATCGGCTCTTCGCCAAGCTGGCGGGTGTGCTGGGGCACCCCGAGTGGGCGACCGACGCGCGCTTCACCGGCAATGCGGCCCGCCAGGCCAACAAGACGGAGCTGCTGGGCCAGATCGAACACATTCTCCGCACGCGCAGCAAGGGCGAGTGGATCGACCTCCTGGAGGCCGCCGGCGTGCCGTGCGCACCGATCAACAGCCTGCCCGACGTGCTGGCCCAGCCGCAGACCGACGCCCTCGGGATTCTCCAGCCGGTGCCCGGCGACGAGATACCGCTGGTCGGGCTGCCGCTCTCGTTCGACGGCGTCCGGCCGGCGATTCGCAGGGCGCCGCCGAAGATCGGTGAGCACAACGACGAGATTCGGCCCAAGAGCGATCGGCGGGCGTAGCGATGTCGCGAGAAGTCGACGCTTGAAGGTCAGTCGGCTGCTGAGGTAGAGATAAGCTCGTGACTCCCACCGAGTATGAGGAGCTCGCCGAGTTTCTCGGACACCGCTTCGGCGAGATCGATCGCCGGTTCGATGAGAGCGATCGCCAGTTCACCGAGCTTCGTCAAGAGATGCTCGGGCACTTTGACGAAACGTACCGTCGCCTCGAGCGTCTCGAGCAGCGGCTTTCCCCGTAGGCGCACGCCATGAAAGTCATCTACGACGTCAAAGACCGGGTCGCTCGCATCACGATCAACCGGCCCGAGGCCATGAACGCGATGGACCCCGACGTCTACGCCGGGCTCTCCACGGCCTGGACCGACGTGCGCGACAACCCCGACGTGTGGGTCGCCATCGTCACGGGAGCGGGCGACAAAGCCTTCACGGCGGGGGCCGATCTCAAGGCCATGACCACGCGAACGCGCGAGCGGGCGGATTTCTTCCTCACCCAGCAGAGTATGATCCTGAACCGGGGCCTGGAGGTCTGGAAGCCGGTCATCGCCGCCGTCAACGGCTACTGCCTGGCCGGGGGAATGACGCTGCTGTTCGCCACCGACATCCGGATCGCCGCCGAGCATGCCGTGTTCGAGATCTCGGAGGTCAAGCGCGGCATCCTGCCCGGCAACGGCGGCACCCAGCGGGCGCTGCGCCAGCTGCCCTACGCCATCGCCATGGAGATGCTGCTGCTGGGCCGGCGCCTGACCGCCCAGGAAGGGCTGGCCTACGGGCTGGTCAATGCGGTCGTGCCCCGGGGCGACCTGCTGTCCACGGCGGAGCAGTACGCCGGCCGGCTGTGCGAGCATGGCCCGCTGGCCCTGCGCGCCGTGAAGGAGCTCGCCATCCGGAGCCAGAGCGTGCCGCTGGAGCACGGCCTGCGGCTGGAGGAAGCCTTCCAGGAGTTTCTGCGGACGACGGAAGATGCCCGAGAAGGGCCGCGGGCCTTCGCCGAGAAGCGCAAGCCCGTCTACAAGGCGCGATGACCCCTTCACGCTCGGCACTCTACGTTCCCGGCAATCGCCCGGAATGGATCGAGAAGGCCGTGAGCTACGGGGCCGACACGCTGATGCTCGACCTGGAAGACTCCGTGCCCGGGCCCGAGAAGGCCGCGGCGCGCGCCACCGTCAAGGCCGGGGTCCGGATGCTCAAGGCCCGGGGCCAGGCCTGCGCCGTCCGGATCAACGGCTTCGCGACGGGGCTGACGCTCGACGACCTCGAGGCCGTGCTGTGCCCCGAGCTGGAGCGGGTGCTGCTGCCCAAGGTGGAGAGCCCGGCCGACCTGGACCAGCTCGACGCGCTGCTGACACACCTGGAGCGCCGGCTGGGCATCCCGGAGGGCCAGATCGAGACCCCGCTGGCGTGCGAGACAGCCCCGGCCATGCGCAGCGTCTACGAGATCGCCACCCGATGCCGGCGGGTCAAGCGGGTGAGCCTGGCGGCCGGCCCCGGGGGCGACGCCGCCCGCGCCATCGGCTATCAGTGGTCCAAGGAGGGGCTGGAGACGCTCTTCCTGCGCTCCAAGGTCGTCCTCGACGCGCGGGCGGCGGGCATCGCGTATCCGACGATCAGCTCGTGGTGGAACATCAAGGACCTGGAGGGGCTGGAGCGCGACGCCCGCTGGAACCGCGCACTCGGCTACCGCGGCCAGACGGTGATGCATCCCACCCACGTTCCCATCGTCAACCGCGTGTTCACGCCGACGGCCGACGAGATCGCCTACCACCAGGGCCTGATCGCGGCCATGGCCGAGGCGGCCCGGAATGGGATCGCCGCCGTGTCCTACCGGGGCGACATGGTCGACGAGGCCATGGTCAAGACGTCCCGCGAGCTCCTGGCCTTCGCCCGGGCCATCGGCCTTCAAGCCTGATCGTCCCCGGCCACTTTCACGAAGTCGCCCGTTCGGGGTTTCACTGGTATGGATGCCCACATCGAGCAGGGAATGCTGGTCCTGGCCGATATTTCCGGATTCACCGCGTTCGTCACGGCGACCGAGCTCGAGCACGGACCGCCCATCATCGCCGCGTTGCTCGAGGAGGTCATCGGCAAGCTCGCGCCCCCGCTGCAGATCCAGGAAGTCGAGGGGGATGCGGTCTTCGCGCTGGGGCCGGATGGCGTCCTGGTTCCGCCGGAGCGCGTGCTCGAGGTGCTGGAAGGGGCGTTCATCGCCTTCCGTCAGCGCCAGCAGGACATGCAGGCGACCGAGACCTGTTCGTGTAACGTCTGCGCCAACATCTCCGCTCTCGATCTCAAGATCGTCGCTCACCACGGGAGCTTTCTCCGTCATGTGGTGGGGGGCCGGAGTCAGGCGGCGGGGGTGGATGTCATCCTCGCCCATCGACTGCTCAAGAACCGCCTGAGCGCCCGGCGGGCGTACCTGATGCTCACGGAAGCCGCGTTGCGCTGGATCGGCGTCGATCCCGCCCGCGCGGGGCTGGTCGCTCACACCGAGCGCTACGAACACCTGGGCGACGTTCGCTGCTTCGTGAAAACGCTGGCCCCCGAGCCGCTCGCCGCCCCCGCGTGAGCGGGCGACGCGGGGGGCGCTACTCCCCGCGAATCTCCCGCAATCGTCGCTTCAACGCCGTCATGCGGTCGTTCATCCTGTCCGAGAGGCGCGTCCGGGCCGGCTTCTTCGTCTCGGCCTCCTGTCTCACCGGTCGCGGCGTGGGGGCGTGACAGTAGGCGCAACCCTGCCGCAAGCCATGCTTGCACTCGCTCATCGATCTCGCTCTCCTTGCTCCTCAGCATACCGCCGACGGACCCGAACGTCGGTGAGATCTCTGTTATGATGCCGGGGCGCCCGCACCCATGCGCAAGAGCGACGACCGGATCCTCGTCACCCACGTCGGCAGCCTCCCCCGCGACCCCGTCCTGCGCGATCTCCTCGTCAAGCAAGACCGCGGTCAGCCCATCGACGAGCGCGAATTCGAGCGCCAGGCCGAGGCCGCGGTGCGGGCCGTGGTGGCCCGGCAGCTGGAGGCTGGTATCGACATCGGCAACGACGGTGAGCAACCGCGCGCGGGATTTTCCACCTACGTGGCGCGGCGGATGCGGGGCTTCGGCGGCGAGAGCAAGCGCTCGCTGGCCCGTGACCTGGCCGAGTTCCCGGACTGGGCGGCCATGCTGCAGGCCCGGCGGCAGAACGCGGCCCGCAGCGCCAACGCGCCCCAGGCGCTGGGCGAGGTGAGCTACGATGACCTGCGCGAGGCGGAGCGGGAGTGCGACCTCTTCCTCCGGGCGACCGCCGCCGCCCCCGGCCAGTTCACGGAGCGCTTCATGACCGCCGCCTCCCCCGGCACCGTCGCCACCATCCTCCTGAACGCCCACTACGAGTCTCACGAGCGCTACGTCATGGCCCTGGCCCGGGAGATGCGGAAGGAGTACGAGCTGATCCACTCGCGAGGCCTGCTCCTGCAGCTCGACTGCCCGGACCTGGCCATGGAACGGGCGCGATTCTTTCAGCACGAGTCGCTGGGCGGCTTCGTGCGGGCGGTGGAGCTTCACGTCGAAGCCATCAACCAGGCCACCGCGGCCATTCCCGCTGATCGCATCCGCCTGCACGTGTGCTGGGGCAACTACGAGGGACCCCACATCCACGACGTGCCGCTGGAGACCATCCTGCCCGTCATCGTCCGCGCCCGGGTGGGGGCGATCTCCCTGCCCCTGGCCAACCCGCGCCATCAGCACGAGTACCGGGTGCTGGCGCGCCAGCGGCTCCCCGAGGCCATGCTCTTCCTGCCCGGGGTGATCGATACGACCACCAACTACGTGGAGCACCCAGAGGTCGTGGCCGATCGCATCGGCCGGGCCGTGGAGGCGCTCGGCGACCGCACGCGCGTGATCGCCTCGACCGATTGCGGCTTCGGCACCTTCGCCGGCTCGGAGAACTGCGCGGCCAGCGTGGTGTGGGCCAAGCTCGACTCGTTGCGCCAGGGCGCCGCCCTGGCGAGTCGACGACTGTGGGGAGGCCAGGGACCCAGTGCCTGAGGGGACGAGACCACTCGAGATCGTGACCGAGGTGCCCGACCGGGCGATGGTGATCTTCGCGCATCCCGACGACGCCGAGATCGCCTCCGGCGGGGTGATCGCCAAGTGGGTGGCGGCGGGCTGTGAGGTGACGTATGTCCTGTGCACGAACGGTCAGGCCGGCACGGCCGATCGGTCGCTGACGCCGGCCACGCTGGCCCAGAAACGCGCCGAGGAGCAGCGGGCCGCCGCCGATTTCATGGGCGTCAAGCACCTGGTCATGCTGGGGTATCCCGACGGGGAGCTCGAGGATACCCGCGAGTTCCGGGGCGACCTCGTCCGGGCCCTGCGCCAGTACCGGCCGAACACCGTGCTCGTCCACGATCCCTACCGGACCACCGGGTTCCAGCATCGCGATCACCGCCACGCCGGCATCGCCACCACCGACGCCGTGTACCCGTATGCCCGCGACCACCTGCATTTCCCCGAGCAGATCACCCGCGAGGGCCTCGAGCCGCACAAGGTCCGCGAGCTGTGGTACTGGGGGATGGACCAGCCCAACATCATCGTGGACGTCACGGACTCGATCGACCGACAGATCGCCGCCTTGATCCGCCACGAGAGCCAGCTCCCCGGCTTCAACGTGGCCGATGGGGAGACGATCGGCCAGCGCTTGCGCCGCCATGCCGCCGAGGTGGCCGCCGGCTACGGCTTTCGGTACGGTGCGGTCTTCCGGCGGCTGATCGCGCGGAGGTAGCGCGGGCATGAAGATCTCCCGCGTGGAGGCGCTGCACTGCGACGGCGGCTGGCGGCCGTGGACGTTCGTCCGGCTGGAGACCGACGGCGGCCTCGTCGGCTGGGGCGAGTGCAGTGACAACCGGAGCCCGTACGGCATCGCCGGCTGCGTGCGCGACCTGTCCGACCTCCTGGTTGGCCAGGACCCCCGGCCGGTGGAGCGCCTGTACTGGGACATGCTGCGCCGCGTTCGCCAGAATCTCGGCGGGGTCTCCCACAAGGCCATCGCCGGCATCGAGCTGGCCCTCTGGGATCTCAAGGCCAAGGCGCTCGGCGTGCCGGTCTACGAGCTGTTCGGCGGCCCCCTGCGCGACCGGGTCCGCCTCTACTGGTCCCACTGCGGGACGACGCGGGCACGGATGGGCAGCCTGCTGGGGACGCCGACGCTCAAGACGTACGACGACATCGCGGCCCTCGGCCGCGAGGTGGTGGCCCGGGGCTTCACCGCGCTGAAGACCAACATGGTCATCCCGGGCGAGCCCGCCACGGTGTACTTCCCCGGCTTCGCCAGCGGCATCAACACGACCGACGGTGCGCCCACGGTCGAGATCCTCGAGGCCATCGACCGCCTCATCGGTACGTTCCGCGCCGCCGTCGGGCCCCGGATCGGACTCTGTCTGGACCTCAACTACAACTTCCGGACCGAGGGGGTCCTGCGCATCGCCAGGTTGCTGGAGAAGTACGACCTGCAGTGGCTCGAGTACGACAACTGGGACCCCGAGGCCCTGCTGCAGATCAAGCAGGCGAGCTCCACGCGGCTGGCCTCCTGCGAGAGCCTGGTGACGCTCCGGCAGTACCGGCCGTTCCTGGAGCGGCACGCGGTGGACGTGGCCATCGTCGACGTGCCCTGGAACGGCTTCTCACAAGCCGTGCAGATCGGCCGGCTGGCCGAGGCGTGCGAGATCAACATCGCCCCCCACAACTACTACAGCCACCTGGCCGATCTGCACTCTCTGCATCTGTGCGCCGTCTTGCCCAACGTGCGCATCATGGAGATCGACATCGATGACGTGCCGTGGAAGGGCCCGCTCGTGACCCGACCGCCCGTCATCCGCGACGGCCACATCTGGCTGAACGACGCGCCGGGCTGGGGCGCCGACATCGACGAGCGCGTGCTGCGCGAGCACCCCTGGCCGCGGCCCGGTGAGGGGAGCGCTCCGCGGTTCTACGGCATGGATCCCGGACAGATGACGGCGCGCCCGCGCTGAGCGAGAATCTCAACCCGAGGGAGCCGCGCATGGACATCGTCGATTCGCAGGTCCACATCTGGGGTGCCGATACGCCCGACCGGCCGTGGCCGCCGGGCCGCGCCCAGGACGCGCAAAAGCCCTATCCGATCTCCAAGGAGGCGGTGCTCTTCCAGATGGATCTGGCCAAGGTTCGTCGCGCGGTGCTGGTGCCGCCGTCGTGGGAGGGCGACCGCAACGATCTGGCGTTGGAGGCCGCGCGCCGCTACCCCGACCGGTTCGCCGTCATGGGGCGGCTGGCCGTGCAGGATCCCGGCAGCCGCGCGGTGGTGGCCGACTGGAAGAAGCAGCCCGGCATGCTCGGCATGCGGTTCACCTTCCACAGCGAACACTATCGCCACTTCCTCACCGACGGCACCGCCGACTGGCTATGGCCGGCGGCGGAGCGCCACGGCATTCCCCTCATGGTCCTCGTCCCGGGGGCGCTCGACGTGATCGACCGCATTGCCGGCCGCCATCCCGGGCTCAAGCTCGTGATCGACCACGTGGGCATCAGCCTTCGCGAGAAGGCCCCGAAGGTCTTCGAGGACCTGCCCGCGGTGTGCCGGCTGGCCAAGCACCCCAACGTGGCGGTGAAGGCCTCGGGGATGCCGGCATGGTCGACCGAGGGCTATCCGTTCCGCGACTTGCACCCGCACATCCGCACCCTGGTCGAGGCCTTCGGCCCGCGCCGGACGTTCTGGGGCACGGACCTCACCCGCATGCCCTGCACCTACCGGGAATGCATCGATCTCTTCACGCAGGAGCTGCCCTGGCTCAAGGCCGAGGATCTGGCCTGGGTCATGGGGCGTGGGGTGTGCGAATGGCTCGGCTGGCCGCTGTGATCCCGATCCCCTAACCGGAGGAGACACCCCGATGGCTCAGCGATTTCCTCTCGAGCTCTCGACCCCGGCGGCCCTTCAGCTCGATGCCGCCGCGCTGGCGCGACTGGACGAGCTGATCAATCGTCACATCGCCGAAGGACGGTACCCGGGCGCCCAGATCGCCGTCGCCCGCCACGGCAAGCTCGCCCTCGCGAAGACGTACGGTGACGCGCGGCTGGAGCCCCAGCGCCAGGCCGCCCGCGACGACACGCTCTGGCTGCTCTACTCCAATACCAAAGTCGTCACCGCCTGTGCCGTGTGGCTCCTGGCCGAGCGGGGCGCCCTGCGCTTCACCGACCGCGTAGCCGAGCACCTGCCGGGCTTCGAGGCCAATGGCAAGGGCGACATCACGATCATCCAGCTCCTGTCGCACCGCGCCGGGTTTCCGAGCGCGGAGGTGCCGAAGGAAGTTTGGGAGGACCACGAGCTCCTGCGGCGTGCGGTGTGTGGCTTCACCCTCGAGTGGACGCCCGGGTCACGGCTGCACTACCACGGGCGGTCGGCCCACTGGACGGCGGCGGCGATGATCGAGGCCGTCACCAAGACCGACTACCGGGCGTTCATCCGCGACAACGTCATCACCCCTCTGGGGCTGGGCGACGAGCTCTTCGTGGGCCTTCCCGACGCCGAGCACGGCCGGGCGGTGGACATGCACGAGCCGTCGCCGGACGGCACCCGGCAGGTCCGGCGCGCCGACGAGAACAACGCGGGCTTCCGCCGGGCCGGGGCGCCGAGCAGCGGCGGCTACGCCACGGCGAGAGCCATGGCCGCCTTCTACCACATGATGCTGGCTGGCGGCCGGCTCAACGGAGTGCGCCTGTTCTCGCCGCGCCTGATCCAGTACGTCACCCGCAACGTCACCGGCGACATGGTCGATGGCTACATGGGCATGCCGATGCACCGGGGTCTTGGCCCGCATCTGCGCGGAACGACCGATAGCATCCGGGGGCTGGGCGCGCTGGCCTCACCGCGAACGTTCGGTCACGGGGGCGTGGGCTCGTCGTATTGCTGGGCCGATCCCGACTCCGGCGTCAGCTTCGCTTACTTCACCAACAGCCGCATTCCCGATCCCTGGCACAGCGCGCG
Above is a genomic segment from Candidatus Methylomirabilota bacterium containing:
- a CDS encoding mandelate racemase/muconate lactonizing enzyme family protein: MKISRVEALHCDGGWRPWTFVRLETDGGLVGWGECSDNRSPYGIAGCVRDLSDLLVGQDPRPVERLYWDMLRRVRQNLGGVSHKAIAGIELALWDLKAKALGVPVYELFGGPLRDRVRLYWSHCGTTRARMGSLLGTPTLKTYDDIAALGREVVARGFTALKTNMVIPGEPATVYFPGFASGINTTDGAPTVEILEAIDRLIGTFRAAVGPRIGLCLDLNYNFRTEGVLRIARLLEKYDLQWLEYDNWDPEALLQIKQASSTRLASCESLVTLRQYRPFLERHAVDVAIVDVPWNGFSQAVQIGRLAEACEINIAPHNYYSHLADLHSLHLCAVLPNVRIMEIDIDDVPWKGPLVTRPPVIRDGHIWLNDAPGWGADIDERVLREHPWPRPGEGSAPRFYGMDPGQMTARPR
- a CDS encoding PIG-L deacetylase family protein — translated: MTEVPDRAMVIFAHPDDAEIASGGVIAKWVAAGCEVTYVLCTNGQAGTADRSLTPATLAQKRAEEQRAAADFMGVKHLVMLGYPDGELEDTREFRGDLVRALRQYRPNTVLVHDPYRTTGFQHRDHRHAGIATTDAVYPYARDHLHFPEQITREGLEPHKVRELWYWGMDQPNIIVDVTDSIDRQIAALIRHESQLPGFNVADGETIGQRLRRHAAEVAAGYGFRYGAVFRRLIARR
- a CDS encoding methionine synthase, translated to MRKSDDRILVTHVGSLPRDPVLRDLLVKQDRGQPIDEREFERQAEAAVRAVVARQLEAGIDIGNDGEQPRAGFSTYVARRMRGFGGESKRSLARDLAEFPDWAAMLQARRQNAARSANAPQALGEVSYDDLREAERECDLFLRATAAAPGQFTERFMTAASPGTVATILLNAHYESHERYVMALAREMRKEYELIHSRGLLLQLDCPDLAMERARFFQHESLGGFVRAVELHVEAINQATAAIPADRIRLHVCWGNYEGPHIHDVPLETILPVIVRARVGAISLPLANPRHQHEYRVLARQRLPEAMLFLPGVIDTTTNYVEHPEVVADRIGRAVEALGDRTRVIASTDCGFGTFAGSENCAASVVWAKLDSLRQGAALASRRLWGGQGPSA
- a CDS encoding CoA ester lyase; protein product: MTPSRSALYVPGNRPEWIEKAVSYGADTLMLDLEDSVPGPEKAAARATVKAGVRMLKARGQACAVRINGFATGLTLDDLEAVLCPELERVLLPKVESPADLDQLDALLTHLERRLGIPEGQIETPLACETAPAMRSVYEIATRCRRVKRVSLAAGPGGDAARAIGYQWSKEGLETLFLRSKVVLDARAAGIAYPTISSWWNIKDLEGLERDARWNRALGYRGQTVMHPTHVPIVNRVFTPTADEIAYHQGLIAAMAEAARNGIAAVSYRGDMVDEAMVKTSRELLAFARAIGLQA
- a CDS encoding amidohydrolase family protein, which encodes MDIVDSQVHIWGADTPDRPWPPGRAQDAQKPYPISKEAVLFQMDLAKVRRAVLVPPSWEGDRNDLALEAARRYPDRFAVMGRLAVQDPGSRAVVADWKKQPGMLGMRFTFHSEHYRHFLTDGTADWLWPAAERHGIPLMVLVPGALDVIDRIAGRHPGLKLVIDHVGISLREKAPKVFEDLPAVCRLAKHPNVAVKASGMPAWSTEGYPFRDLHPHIRTLVEAFGPRRTFWGTDLTRMPCTYRECIDLFTQELPWLKAEDLAWVMGRGVCEWLGWPL
- a CDS encoding CoA transferase; this encodes MLPLTGVTVVELGANLAGPYAAEVLGHLGADVVKIERPEGDDARHWGPPFYQGVAPSYLAVNANKRGITVDLKDPQAVAWLADFIGQADVLIQNHRPGSLDAIGLGPAALTARYPRLIYCSVWAFGRQGPLALKPAYEPVVQAFAGLMVMNAAESDPPTRIGVSALDYGTGMWTAIGALAGLFQRAHTGRGCVVDSSLLETGLAWLKGPIALFTTTGAVPDRHRTGSGRLVPFQAFETKTGPILVAAGNDRLFAKLAGVLGHPEWATDARFTGNAARQANKTELLGQIEHILRTRSKGEWIDLLEAAGVPCAPINSLPDVLAQPQTDALGILQPVPGDEIPLVGLPLSFDGVRPAIRRAPPKIGEHNDEIRPKSDRRA
- a CDS encoding DUF2652 domain-containing protein, giving the protein MDAHIEQGMLVLADISGFTAFVTATELEHGPPIIAALLEEVIGKLAPPLQIQEVEGDAVFALGPDGVLVPPERVLEVLEGAFIAFRQRQQDMQATETCSCNVCANISALDLKIVAHHGSFLRHVVGGRSQAAGVDVILAHRLLKNRLSARRAYLMLTEAALRWIGVDPARAGLVAHTERYEHLGDVRCFVKTLAPEPLAAPA
- a CDS encoding serine hydrolase domain-containing protein; this translates as MAQRFPLELSTPAALQLDAAALARLDELINRHIAEGRYPGAQIAVARHGKLALAKTYGDARLEPQRQAARDDTLWLLYSNTKVVTACAVWLLAERGALRFTDRVAEHLPGFEANGKGDITIIQLLSHRAGFPSAEVPKEVWEDHELLRRAVCGFTLEWTPGSRLHYHGRSAHWTAAAMIEAVTKTDYRAFIRDNVITPLGLGDELFVGLPDAEHGRAVDMHEPSPDGTRQVRRADENNAGFRRAGAPSSGGYATARAMAAFYHMMLAGGRLNGVRLFSPRLIQYVTRNVTGDMVDGYMGMPMHRGLGPHLRGTTDSIRGLGALASPRTFGHGGVGSSYCWADPDSGVSFAYFTNSRIPDPWHSARLDVVSNCVHSAID
- a CDS encoding enoyl-CoA hydratase-related protein: MKVIYDVKDRVARITINRPEAMNAMDPDVYAGLSTAWTDVRDNPDVWVAIVTGAGDKAFTAGADLKAMTTRTRERADFFLTQQSMILNRGLEVWKPVIAAVNGYCLAGGMTLLFATDIRIAAEHAVFEISEVKRGILPGNGGTQRALRQLPYAIAMEMLLLGRRLTAQEGLAYGLVNAVVPRGDLLSTAEQYAGRLCEHGPLALRAVKELAIRSQSVPLEHGLRLEEAFQEFLRTTEDAREGPRAFAEKRKPVYKAR